From one Microthrixaceae bacterium genomic stretch:
- a CDS encoding acyl-CoA dehydrogenase family protein: MDLRYSDADEAFRREARAFLDEAIAAYGPPPPPGDWEVRRAYDTGWQRLLYEGGYAGLNWPVEYGGRGLPASQQLVYLEEYAASGAPYVGINFVGSAHAGPTLIAEGTEEQRAFHLPKILSGETVWCQGFSEPSAGSDLASLRTRAVRDGNHYVVNGQKIWSTRAHVADYCELLVRTDVDAPKHKGISWLILDMRTPGVEVRPMRTIDGESHFCEMFLDDVRIPVENLVGAENDGWRVTNVTLRFERGTAFAQHIITLRTQLRSLVALARREGRWDDAGLQRQVGRLDARIDGLWRVTQRCVTEAEATGLPSPLGSAVKLGYSEAGQEIAKLGMRLLGRRALGSADPVTEEARLVHSYLWAFQNTIAAGTSQIQRNLIAERILGMPKGR, encoded by the coding sequence ATGGATCTTCGCTACTCCGATGCCGACGAGGCCTTCCGTCGCGAGGCACGAGCCTTTCTCGACGAGGCGATCGCCGCCTACGGTCCGCCGCCTCCACCAGGCGATTGGGAGGTGCGCCGCGCCTACGACACCGGATGGCAGCGCCTGCTGTACGAGGGTGGGTACGCCGGGCTGAACTGGCCCGTGGAGTACGGAGGTCGGGGCCTGCCCGCTTCTCAACAACTCGTGTATCTCGAGGAATATGCGGCGTCGGGCGCGCCGTATGTGGGCATCAACTTCGTCGGTTCGGCACACGCCGGCCCCACGCTGATAGCGGAAGGGACTGAGGAACAGCGGGCGTTTCACCTGCCCAAGATCCTGAGCGGCGAGACCGTGTGGTGCCAGGGGTTCTCCGAGCCCTCGGCGGGGTCCGATCTCGCCTCGCTGCGGACCCGGGCGGTGCGCGACGGCAACCATTACGTCGTCAACGGTCAAAAAATCTGGTCGACCCGTGCCCACGTCGCCGACTACTGCGAACTGCTCGTTCGAACCGATGTCGACGCCCCGAAACACAAGGGCATCTCGTGGTTGATTCTCGACATGCGCACGCCCGGCGTCGAGGTACGACCCATGCGCACCATCGACGGGGAGAGCCACTTTTGTGAGATGTTCCTCGACGACGTGCGCATCCCCGTCGAGAACCTGGTGGGGGCCGAAAACGATGGCTGGCGAGTCACCAACGTGACCCTGCGCTTCGAGCGCGGCACGGCCTTCGCGCAACACATCATCACGTTGCGCACGCAGCTGCGAAGCCTCGTCGCGTTGGCTCGACGAGAGGGTCGGTGGGACGATGCGGGCCTGCAGCGTCAGGTCGGCCGCCTCGACGCTCGCATCGACGGGCTGTGGCGGGTCACCCAACGTTGCGTGACCGAGGCCGAGGCCACCGGGTTGCCCTCGCCGCTCGGTTCGGCGGTGAAGCTCGGCTACAGCGAGGCCGGCCAGGAGATCGCCAAGCTCGGCATGCGGCTGCTGGGTCGTCGGGCGTTGGGTTCTGCCGATCCCGTAACCGAGGAGGCCCGCCTCGTGCACTCGTATCTGTGGGCCTTCCAGAACACGATCGCCGCAGGCACCTCGCAGATTCAACGCAACCTCATCGCCGAGCGCATCCTCGGCATGCCGAAGGGGCGATGA
- a CDS encoding long-chain fatty acid--CoA ligase — protein MAAEFAPRTFGALLRHNAERFGTMRAVVGQSAHGVEAVTHAEAVTHAELDERSRELAARLVAGGVARSSRVGLLAPNSVEWAVVAAAVMRVGAVLVPLSTLLRASELRQQLEIASVTHLVAVSEFRGRRMLEELESEAPGLFASLDVRQRHVEMPALRAEWQIDALDTALPAPVDGEIVDALEAAVRPASDAVVLFTSGSRGLPKGTIHTHGSILGATAAGLEARCVGEGEVLYIPMPLFWTGGFCGGLLSALVAPATLLTEAQPEPSATLALLEREGATLFRGWPDQAARLAEHPDFASTDLSLLGDGSLAAVLPTERRPSPGARANLFGMTESGGPYCGDRLDTDMARNAWGSCGRPFVGTEVVIADPETGVTLPVGESGEIWLRGPHLMRGICGKTRGEVFTADGFYRTGDLGRLDADGYLFYDGRLDDMFKVSGATVYPSEVEAALRGIPGVRAAAVTAVGEVRTPGRGPEVGALVVTSLSLDEVRTAVRGRLSAFKVPTRWVLTDDSAAVPLLASGKVDTPALRIHIETTAAPE, from the coding sequence GTGGCCGCCGAGTTCGCTCCGAGGACGTTCGGCGCACTGCTGCGACACAACGCCGAACGTTTCGGCACGATGCGTGCGGTGGTGGGCCAGAGCGCACACGGGGTGGAGGCCGTCACCCACGCCGAGGCCGTCACTCACGCCGAACTCGACGAGCGAAGTCGCGAGCTTGCGGCACGGCTGGTGGCCGGCGGGGTGGCTCGATCGTCGCGGGTCGGGTTGCTCGCCCCGAACAGCGTGGAGTGGGCGGTGGTCGCCGCGGCGGTCATGCGGGTGGGTGCGGTGTTGGTTCCGCTCAGCACGTTGTTGCGGGCTAGCGAGCTGCGCCAACAACTCGAAATCGCGTCGGTCACGCATCTGGTCGCGGTGAGCGAGTTCCGCGGTCGCCGCATGCTCGAGGAGTTGGAGTCGGAGGCGCCGGGACTGTTCGCCAGCCTCGATGTGCGCCAGCGTCACGTCGAGATGCCCGCACTGCGGGCGGAGTGGCAGATCGATGCGCTGGACACCGCGCTGCCCGCACCCGTCGACGGTGAGATCGTCGACGCGCTCGAGGCGGCGGTTCGGCCTGCGAGCGACGCGGTGGTGTTGTTCACCTCGGGAAGTCGGGGGTTGCCCAAGGGAACCATTCACACCCACGGGTCGATCCTGGGAGCAACCGCCGCCGGCTTGGAGGCGCGGTGCGTTGGTGAGGGTGAGGTGTTGTACATCCCGATGCCGCTGTTCTGGACCGGGGGATTCTGCGGCGGGTTGTTGAGTGCGCTGGTCGCGCCGGCCACCCTGTTGACCGAGGCCCAGCCGGAGCCATCTGCGACGCTGGCGTTGCTGGAGCGTGAGGGTGCGACGCTGTTTCGCGGGTGGCCCGATCAGGCGGCGCGCCTGGCCGAGCATCCCGACTTCGCGTCGACGGACCTGTCGCTGCTCGGTGACGGGAGCCTCGCTGCGGTGCTGCCCACCGAGCGCCGGCCGTCGCCAGGGGCGAGGGCGAACCTGTTCGGGATGACTGAATCCGGCGGGCCATATTGCGGCGATCGGCTCGACACCGACATGGCGAGAAACGCCTGGGGGAGTTGTGGCCGACCGTTCGTCGGCACCGAGGTGGTGATCGCCGATCCCGAGACCGGTGTGACGTTGCCGGTTGGCGAGTCGGGGGAGATCTGGCTTCGCGGCCCGCACCTCATGCGTGGGATCTGCGGGAAGACCCGCGGCGAGGTGTTCACCGCGGATGGGTTCTATCGAACCGGTGACCTCGGCCGTCTCGACGCCGATGGTTACCTGTTCTACGACGGTCGTCTCGACGACATGTTCAAGGTGAGCGGGGCGACGGTGTATCCGAGCGAGGTCGAAGCCGCGTTGCGCGGCATCCCCGGTGTGCGAGCCGCGGCGGTCACCGCGGTGGGTGAGGTTCGTACGCCCGGGCGCGGGCCGGAGGTCGGCGCGCTCGTGGTGACCTCGCTGTCCCTCGACGAGGTGCGCACTGCGGTCCGCGGTCGGCTGAGTGCGTTCAAGGTGCCGACCCGTTGGGTCCTCACCGACGACTCCGCAGCGGTGCCGCTGCTGGCAAGCGGCAAGGTCGACACGCCCGCGTTGCGGATACACATCGAGACGACCGCCGCGCCTGAGTAG
- a CDS encoding fatty acid--CoA ligase family protein, translated as MTESPIAERIDAVLRVGPDANAIEFDGRWYSWGDLAATVDAVRDAVREAGGEPGAGGEPGAGVEVGVLLRTRPGIVGAMLGVLCAGGCVVSINPGRGAQRTREDVAGLDLGILIGSSDDLAALDLADMNGATQAVTIAVDDLGARITVARSAGEATVPAQRPGIAVRMLTSGTTGPPKRIDLSYATLEHVLIGAKHYESRAAIEEPQLRRGVALMNSPLTHLGGLFRVLLSVNDGRSFAMLERFDVDGWVDLVRRHRPATSTLVPTALRMVLEANPDPADLSSLRSVVCGTAPLDPADGDEFFARYGARVLISYAATEFGGPVAGWNMADHERFWDTKKGSVGRVQPGYDLRVVDPDTGEVLGIDAEGVLEVSAPQIRDQGYVRTTDLARIDADGFVYVLGRSDHAIIRGGFKVLPDDVRAALERHEAVRAAAVFGRNDQRLGAVPVAVVELREAASGVDAEDLIAFLEPRLARYELPAEIHLVDALPRTESGKANLAELIERFADPAPESAAESAPEPASTGPSSPRPSPPSSRRDD; from the coding sequence ATGACCGAGTCGCCGATCGCCGAACGCATCGACGCCGTCCTGCGCGTCGGTCCCGACGCCAACGCCATCGAGTTCGACGGGCGTTGGTACTCGTGGGGTGACCTCGCGGCGACCGTCGACGCCGTGCGTGATGCGGTGCGCGAGGCCGGGGGTGAGCCCGGAGCCGGGGGCGAGCCCGGAGCCGGGGTGGAGGTGGGCGTGTTGTTGCGCACCCGCCCGGGCATCGTCGGCGCGATGCTCGGCGTGTTGTGTGCCGGCGGGTGCGTGGTGTCGATCAATCCGGGGCGTGGAGCGCAGCGCACCCGCGAGGATGTGGCCGGACTCGACCTCGGCATCCTCATCGGATCCTCCGACGATCTGGCGGCACTCGACCTCGCGGATATGAACGGTGCGACGCAGGCAGTCACCATCGCGGTGGACGATCTCGGCGCACGCATCACCGTGGCCAGGTCCGCCGGCGAGGCGACGGTGCCGGCACAGCGCCCCGGAATCGCCGTACGCATGCTGACGAGCGGCACGACGGGACCGCCCAAGCGCATCGACTTGAGTTACGCCACCCTCGAACACGTGCTGATCGGGGCGAAGCACTACGAGTCCCGCGCTGCGATCGAGGAGCCACAACTTCGGCGGGGGGTTGCCTTGATGAACTCGCCGCTCACCCATCTCGGCGGGCTGTTTCGCGTGCTGTTGTCGGTGAACGACGGGCGCTCGTTCGCGATGCTCGAACGATTCGACGTCGACGGGTGGGTCGATTTGGTCCGTCGTCATCGCCCGGCGACCTCCACCCTCGTTCCCACTGCGCTGCGCATGGTGCTCGAGGCGAACCCCGACCCCGCCGATCTGTCGAGTCTGCGTTCGGTCGTGTGTGGCACCGCGCCGCTCGACCCCGCCGATGGCGACGAGTTCTTCGCCCGCTACGGAGCCCGGGTTCTCATCTCCTACGCGGCCACCGAGTTCGGCGGACCGGTGGCCGGGTGGAACATGGCGGATCACGAGCGGTTCTGGGACACCAAGAAGGGCAGCGTCGGCCGGGTCCAGCCCGGATATGACCTGCGCGTCGTCGACCCCGACACCGGCGAGGTGCTCGGCATCGACGCCGAAGGGGTGCTCGAGGTCAGTGCGCCGCAGATCCGCGATCAGGGATACGTGCGCACGACCGACCTGGCCCGCATCGACGCCGACGGCTTCGTCTACGTCCTCGGGCGCAGCGATCACGCGATCATCCGCGGCGGGTTCAAGGTGCTGCCCGACGACGTTCGCGCAGCGCTGGAACGGCACGAGGCGGTGCGAGCCGCGGCGGTGTTCGGCCGCAACGACCAGCGACTCGGGGCCGTGCCGGTCGCCGTGGTCGAGTTGCGCGAGGCCGCATCGGGGGTCGACGCCGAAGATCTGATCGCGTTCCTCGAACCTCGCCTCGCCCGCTATGAGTTGCCCGCCGAGATTCACCTCGTCGACGCCCTGCCACGCACCGAATCCGGCAAGGCCAACCTCGCCGAACTCATCGAGCGTTTCGCCGACCCGGCCCCCGAGTCCGCCGCCGAGTCCGCCCCCGAGCCTGCCTCAACCGGACCTTCTTCACCCAGACCTTCTCCACCTTCTTCACGACGAGACGATTGA
- a CDS encoding CoA transferase codes for MQRDYSAAPAASNQRVLEGIRVIDFGRFIAAPWCGGMLADMGAEVIRVEKRDGGEDRWVQSVTPSGEGATFLQCNRNKRSLTLDTTTEEGADITRRLVEGADVVLANMPAAAMVANGLDYETLRSIKPDIILASATAYGEGGPYSDRIGFDGTGQMLSGAVSRQGLPDLPIRTAVPYADFGTAMTMTIGVMMALYHRLSTGQGQHVEGSLLSTCLMMSNAMVAERAVLGVDKGRVANRGTSVAPCDLFRVSDGWVLLQIAGQPMFKRWCRLVDRLDLFDDPRFADDDLRWEHGDELNDLTQAWCDGKTKAEVMAALEAAKLPAAPMYTTQDVLDDEHIRTMGYLRTSEFPGVDGGVPIIETPFRMSQTPGEIRHRAPLLGEHTDEILAELGYDAAAIAGLRAREIV; via the coding sequence ATGCAGCGTGATTACTCAGCGGCCCCGGCCGCATCCAACCAGCGGGTCCTCGAAGGCATCCGGGTGATCGACTTCGGGCGCTTCATCGCGGCGCCGTGGTGTGGCGGCATGCTCGCCGACATGGGCGCCGAGGTGATCCGGGTTGAAAAGCGCGACGGGGGAGAGGACCGCTGGGTTCAGTCGGTGACCCCGAGCGGAGAGGGCGCCACCTTCCTGCAGTGCAATCGCAACAAACGCTCGCTCACGCTCGACACCACCACCGAGGAGGGCGCCGACATCACCCGCCGACTGGTCGAAGGCGCCGATGTGGTGCTGGCCAACATGCCCGCGGCGGCGATGGTGGCGAACGGGCTCGACTACGAGACGCTGCGGTCCATCAAGCCCGACATCATCTTGGCGAGCGCCACCGCGTACGGCGAGGGTGGCCCCTACAGCGACCGGATCGGCTTCGACGGCACCGGCCAGATGCTGTCGGGCGCGGTGAGTCGCCAGGGACTGCCCGATCTGCCGATTCGCACCGCTGTGCCCTATGCCGATTTCGGCACGGCGATGACGATGACGATCGGCGTGATGATGGCGCTGTATCACCGGCTCAGCACGGGGCAGGGCCAACACGTCGAGGGGTCGCTGCTGTCGACCTGTCTGATGATGAGCAACGCCATGGTCGCGGAGCGTGCGGTGCTCGGCGTCGACAAGGGGCGGGTGGCGAACCGGGGGACCTCGGTTGCGCCGTGTGACCTGTTCCGCGTGTCCGACGGCTGGGTGCTGTTGCAGATCGCCGGTCAACCGATGTTCAAGCGCTGGTGTCGACTCGTCGACCGTCTCGACCTCTTCGATGACCCCCGCTTCGCGGACGACGACCTGCGCTGGGAGCACGGCGACGAACTCAACGACCTCACCCAGGCCTGGTGCGATGGCAAGACGAAGGCCGAGGTGATGGCCGCGCTCGAGGCCGCCAAGTTGCCCGCCGCACCGATGTACACGACCCAGGATGTGCTCGACGACGAACACATTCGCACGATGGGCTACCTGCGGACCTCGGAGTTTCCCGGCGTCGACGGGGGAGTGCCGATCATCGAGACGCCGTTTCGAATGTCGCAGACCCCGGGGGAGATCCGCCATCGGGCGCCCCTGTTGGGGGAACACACCGACGAGATCCTCGCCGAGTTGGGTTACGACGCCGCGGCGATTGCCGGGTTGCGAGCAAGGGAGATCGTATGA
- a CDS encoding acyl--CoA ligase yields the protein MSRLATIPVLLARRAATRGDHPFLICDDEVLTFAEAEARSAALAKALVGIGAGKGTHVGLLYPNGASFVVGWLAAARIGAVTLPLSTFSTPNELTGLIANADIEILLAATGHRGRDFAEVLSEVTPIGHRPILAPTVPSLRRVEIGADVEVAAALAAGEAAVSEAALSDELLAALEVRVTPADRMVIVHTSGSTSAPKGVIHQQGSLLGHVAVLNEFRGFTEDDVHFANSPFFWIGGFAFSLVGALIAGATIVTSNAAAASDVLDLLERTRPTLVNGFAAAVAHLAKDPSFPGRDLTSIRRGNLWPILPADIKPADPELRHNMLGMTETASVCLMWPDESDQPEHRRGSFGKTVPGFESRIVDPDTGAECPTGATGELWLRGAGLMEGYYGRTRSETFTPDGWFRTGDLFHIDDEGFHFFHGRHGDMIKTAGANVAPREVEAAILDATGLVSHVVGIDDADRGQLVVAAVRLPVGESEPDHDELVRSLRERLSAYKVPKRFVFLADADVPMMSSGKLDARALKALLAASS from the coding sequence ATGAGCAGACTGGCGACCATTCCCGTGCTGTTGGCTCGGCGCGCTGCGACACGAGGCGATCACCCGTTTCTGATCTGTGACGACGAGGTGCTGACCTTCGCCGAGGCCGAGGCACGCTCCGCGGCGTTGGCCAAGGCGCTCGTCGGCATCGGCGCTGGCAAGGGCACCCACGTGGGGCTGCTCTACCCGAACGGTGCGTCGTTCGTCGTCGGATGGTTGGCGGCGGCGCGCATCGGTGCCGTGACCCTGCCGCTCAGCACGTTCTCGACGCCGAACGAACTGACGGGTCTCATCGCGAATGCCGACATCGAAATCCTCCTGGCGGCCACCGGCCACCGCGGTCGCGACTTCGCCGAGGTGTTGAGCGAGGTCACCCCGATTGGGCACCGGCCGATATTGGCACCGACGGTGCCGTCACTTCGGCGGGTCGAGATCGGCGCCGATGTCGAGGTGGCAGCGGCGCTCGCAGCCGGTGAAGCGGCAGTGTCTGAAGCAGCACTGTCTGACGAACTGCTCGCCGCGCTCGAGGTGCGGGTGACGCCTGCCGATCGCATGGTGATCGTGCACACCTCGGGGTCGACGAGCGCACCCAAGGGCGTCATCCACCAACAGGGATCGTTGCTCGGCCACGTCGCTGTGCTCAACGAGTTCCGTGGGTTCACCGAGGATGACGTCCACTTCGCCAACTCGCCGTTCTTTTGGATCGGCGGGTTCGCCTTCTCGCTCGTGGGTGCGCTCATCGCCGGCGCCACGATCGTGACCTCCAACGCGGCTGCCGCCAGCGATGTGCTCGACCTGCTGGAGCGGACCCGGCCCACCCTCGTCAACGGATTTGCCGCCGCGGTCGCCCATCTCGCCAAGGACCCGAGCTTCCCGGGGCGTGACCTCACCTCGATTCGTCGGGGCAACCTGTGGCCGATCCTTCCCGCCGACATCAAGCCCGCGGATCCGGAATTGCGACACAACATGTTGGGGATGACCGAGACCGCGAGCGTGTGTCTCATGTGGCCCGATGAATCGGATCAGCCCGAGCATCGGCGGGGGTCGTTCGGCAAGACCGTGCCCGGGTTCGAAAGCCGCATCGTCGACCCCGACACCGGCGCCGAATGCCCGACCGGAGCGACGGGGGAGCTGTGGCTGCGCGGCGCCGGACTCATGGAGGGGTACTACGGCCGGACCCGCTCCGAGACCTTCACCCCCGACGGCTGGTTCCGCACGGGCGACCTGTTCCACATCGACGACGAGGGTTTCCACTTCTTCCACGGACGTCACGGCGACATGATCAAGACCGCCGGAGCGAACGTGGCGCCCCGCGAGGTCGAAGCGGCAATCCTCGATGCGACCGGGCTCGTCTCCCACGTCGTGGGGATCGACGATGCGGATCGTGGGCAACTCGTCGTCGCCGCGGTGCGGTTGCCGGTCGGCGAATCCGAACCGGATCACGACGAACTCGTTCGGTCGTTGCGCGAGCGTCTGTCCGCGTACAAGGTGCCAAAGCGCTTCGTGTTCCTCGCGGACGCGGACGTGCCGATGATGTCGAGCGGCAAACTCGATGCCCGCGCGCTCAAGGCGCTGCTCGCGGCGTCGAGCTGA
- a CDS encoding HEPN domain-containing protein, translating into MDRAAVFRATALFERRGQLDRVEAGEEAASLCLARAQDRLRAAQVLMAAELWESAFTTAYDAYRTAADAVALSLGFRVPATNGAHRIATDIAHAALHATTQAFATTAAERFRRERHESEYFDPARPIDKTMEDAAWALDLAAGAVNAVARSLSRG; encoded by the coding sequence ATGGACCGTGCAGCAGTTTTCAGAGCAACCGCGCTCTTCGAGCGTCGTGGTCAGCTGGACCGGGTCGAGGCTGGTGAAGAGGCAGCAAGCCTCTGTCTCGCTCGCGCACAGGATCGACTTCGCGCCGCACAGGTCCTGATGGCGGCAGAGTTGTGGGAATCTGCGTTTACGACGGCGTACGACGCCTACCGCACCGCGGCCGATGCAGTGGCCCTCTCTCTCGGCTTCCGGGTGCCCGCGACCAATGGCGCCCACCGCATCGCAACCGACATCGCCCACGCCGCGCTGCATGCAACAACTCAAGCGTTTGCGACCACCGCTGCTGAACGGTTCCGCCGCGAACGCCACGAGTCGGAGTATTTCGATCCAGCACGACCAATCGACAAGACCATGGAAGATGCTGCGTGGGCGCTTGACCTTGCCGCGGGCGCCGTCAACGCAGTTGCTCGCTCACTCTCACGAGGCTGA
- a CDS encoding MarR family transcriptional regulator gives MDMSGTPSLLPIFRSSQQANILALLLGDPELELSLTELAARLDVAYPSVHREIERAEEAGLVVSRRVGKTRLVRANSESPYFEGLSQVLVRAFGVPAVLGEALGSVAGVSEAFVFGSWADRHDGGRGRRPVADIDVLVLGDPNRDELYEAIGRVEPRLGRPVQITVRAADWLESGDGSFHDTVTARPMVSVPLKFATSAS, from the coding sequence ATGGATATGTCGGGAACGCCCTCGTTGCTTCCAATCTTTCGTTCGTCGCAACAAGCCAACATCCTCGCCCTCCTACTCGGCGACCCAGAACTCGAGCTGAGCCTCACCGAGTTGGCCGCTCGACTAGATGTGGCGTATCCGTCGGTCCACCGTGAGATTGAACGCGCTGAGGAAGCCGGGCTGGTCGTGTCGCGGCGGGTTGGTAAGACGAGGTTGGTACGTGCGAACAGTGAGAGTCCCTACTTCGAAGGGCTCTCTCAGGTGCTGGTGCGAGCGTTCGGCGTCCCGGCCGTGCTCGGGGAGGCCCTGGGCTCTGTCGCCGGGGTGTCTGAGGCCTTTGTGTTCGGCTCGTGGGCTGACCGTCACGATGGGGGTCGCGGACGACGTCCGGTCGCAGACATCGACGTGTTGGTGCTCGGTGATCCGAACCGCGACGAACTCTACGAAGCGATCGGCCGAGTGGAACCGCGTTTGGGCCGTCCGGTTCAGATCACGGTCAGGGCGGCGGACTGGCTTGAGAGCGGAGACGGATCCTTTCACGACACGGTCACGGCGCGGCCGATGGTTTCGGTCCCGCTCAAGTTTGCGACGTCAGCCTCGTGA
- a CDS encoding enoyl-CoA hydratase/isomerase family protein, producing the protein MHFETIRYEVDDRVATITLNRPDRLNAISPQMAHELRRAYGEAERDPEVWTLLITAVGRAFCTGADVGEIPEDGRVIYEEPYLSTYPQWEAPQEGTPPFRSMTKPTVVAVNGLCCGAGLDWVTTGDIVIAADDAEFFDPHVSIGLVSGREMVRLARVLPTGIAMRFALTGRHERMSAQRAYELGLVSELVPADRLWARGRELADLVNRNAPLAVRGTRLAIRKGLDVSLNEAEIMAEAFRERVVRTDDAKEGPAAFMDKREPKWSAS; encoded by the coding sequence GTGCACTTCGAGACCATCCGCTACGAGGTCGACGATCGCGTGGCCACCATCACGCTCAACCGGCCCGACCGGCTCAACGCCATCAGCCCGCAGATGGCCCACGAGCTGCGCCGCGCGTATGGGGAGGCCGAACGCGACCCCGAGGTGTGGACGTTGCTCATCACCGCGGTCGGGCGGGCGTTCTGCACCGGTGCCGACGTCGGCGAGATTCCCGAGGATGGCCGGGTCATCTACGAGGAGCCTTACCTGTCGACCTATCCGCAGTGGGAGGCCCCCCAGGAGGGCACCCCGCCGTTTCGTTCGATGACCAAGCCGACGGTCGTCGCGGTGAACGGCCTGTGCTGTGGTGCCGGGCTCGACTGGGTGACCACGGGCGACATCGTTATCGCAGCCGACGACGCCGAGTTTTTCGACCCGCACGTGAGCATCGGGCTCGTGTCGGGCCGCGAGATGGTGCGACTCGCCCGAGTCCTGCCCACCGGCATCGCCATGCGGTTCGCGTTGACCGGCCGCCACGAACGCATGAGCGCGCAGCGGGCCTACGAACTCGGCCTGGTGTCGGAGTTGGTGCCCGCCGATCGGCTGTGGGCCCGGGGCCGCGAACTCGCCGACCTGGTGAATCGCAACGCGCCGCTCGCCGTTCGCGGCACCCGCCTGGCGATCCGCAAGGGCCTCGACGTGTCGCTCAACGAGGCCGAGATCATGGCCGAGGCCTTCCGGGAACGGGTGGTGCGCACCGACGACGCCAAGGAAGGACCGGCCGCATTCATGGACAAGCGTGAGCCGAAGTGGAGCGCATCATGA
- a CDS encoding enoyl-CoA hydratase/isomerase family protein, with product MSGHAAPSFETILYETSADKVATITLNRPEVLNSFDRTMCEEMRAAWKLVKDDPEVNAVVLRAAGDRAFCAGLDTKRSYGQPDDIWNHEDPGELLSPKWQQVWKPVVCAVQGICTAGALYFINESDIVICAPEATFFDSHVTFGMVSALEPVGLMRKVGLAHTLRMALMGNDERVSATTALEIGLVTEIVEREQLWARAHDIAAGIAAKPSSATQGTVRAIWESLDRPYRAAMQQGLIYTRVGNPVGMAEVKANPLPITTPRIR from the coding sequence ATGAGTGGTCATGCTGCCCCGAGTTTCGAGACGATCCTCTATGAGACCTCCGCCGACAAGGTGGCGACCATCACCTTGAATCGCCCCGAGGTCCTCAACTCCTTCGATCGCACGATGTGTGAGGAGATGCGGGCGGCATGGAAGCTGGTGAAGGACGATCCCGAGGTCAACGCCGTCGTGTTGCGTGCCGCCGGCGATCGGGCGTTCTGCGCGGGTCTCGACACCAAGAGGTCCTATGGGCAGCCCGACGACATCTGGAACCACGAGGATCCTGGCGAGTTGCTCAGCCCGAAATGGCAACAGGTGTGGAAGCCGGTGGTGTGCGCGGTGCAGGGCATCTGCACCGCCGGTGCGCTGTATTTCATCAACGAATCCGACATCGTGATCTGTGCCCCCGAGGCGACGTTCTTCGATTCCCACGTCACCTTCGGCATGGTCTCGGCCCTCGAACCGGTGGGGCTCATGCGCAAGGTCGGCCTCGCCCACACGTTGCGCATGGCGCTGATGGGCAACGACGAACGGGTGAGCGCGACCACGGCGTTGGAGATCGGCTTGGTCACCGAGATCGTCGAGCGCGAGCAGCTGTGGGCCCGCGCCCATGACATCGCGGCCGGCATCGCCGCGAAGCCGTCCTCGGCCACCCAGGGAACCGTCCGGGCGATCTGGGAATCGCTCGATCGCCCCTATCGCGCCGCGATGCAACAGGGCCTCATCTACACCCGCGTCGGCAACCCGGTCGGCATGGCCGAGGTGAAGGCGAACCCGCTGCCCATAACCACGCCACGGATTCGATGA